A genomic stretch from Hymenobacter psoromatis includes:
- a CDS encoding amidophosphoribosyltransferase gives MCGIVGFHGPERVVGDMIIGLTALQHRGQDAAGIATFDGDAFHLHKGQGLVNDVFKPKHTKKLTGNTGIGHVRYTTQGANDSDLAQPFTTSYPFGLAMVHNGNVINFRDVAKLLHEKYHVLPKTTNDLELIMYTFASELRVKNLDSLSVVDIFDAVETTQELVKGAYATVTIIAGHGLLAFTDPLGIRPLVMGRRDTPDGPVYAFASESTCFDYLDFEFVKDVGPGQAVFIDNNFQVHFKNPYALPKAFCAFEQIYFAREDSTIHGRLVARERVRLGKVLARKVVDAGLKPDMVIDVPSSGYFAASGLAEAIGVPYRRAMVKNNHMGRSFIVPTQAGREDVVKKKLNPIKAFVEGKKVAVVDDSIVRGTTSRRIVRLLREAGAAEVYFISSAPPIVSPCIYGIDMAMSTELIAANYTEDEICRYIEADKVIYQDLSDLQDLFSEEKGHGGSCFACFTGKYPTGDVTKYLRHIQEERQSHRIVDKVPSVSAKAPLPTEH, from the coding sequence ATGTGCGGCATCGTAGGTTTTCACGGCCCTGAACGCGTGGTGGGCGATATGATTATCGGCCTCACCGCCCTTCAGCATCGGGGGCAGGATGCCGCCGGCATTGCCACGTTTGACGGCGACGCTTTTCACCTGCACAAGGGGCAGGGACTGGTCAACGACGTATTTAAACCCAAGCATACCAAGAAGTTGACCGGCAACACCGGTATCGGGCACGTGCGCTACACCACGCAGGGCGCCAACGATTCGGACCTGGCGCAGCCCTTCACCACGAGCTACCCTTTTGGGCTGGCGATGGTGCATAATGGCAACGTTATCAACTTCCGCGACGTGGCCAAGCTGCTGCACGAGAAGTACCACGTGCTGCCCAAGACGACTAACGACCTGGAACTCATCATGTACACCTTCGCCTCGGAGCTGCGCGTGAAGAACCTGGACAGCCTCTCGGTAGTCGATATTTTCGACGCCGTGGAGACGACCCAGGAGCTGGTGAAGGGCGCTTACGCCACTGTCACCATCATTGCCGGGCATGGCCTGCTGGCGTTTACTGACCCGCTGGGCATCCGGCCGCTGGTGATGGGTAGGCGCGACACGCCCGACGGCCCGGTGTACGCCTTTGCCTCGGAAAGTACCTGCTTCGACTACCTCGACTTTGAGTTTGTGAAGGATGTCGGCCCCGGCCAGGCCGTGTTTATTGACAATAACTTTCAGGTTCATTTCAAAAATCCCTATGCGCTGCCCAAGGCGTTTTGCGCGTTCGAGCAGATTTATTTTGCCCGCGAAGACTCGACCATTCACGGCCGCCTGGTGGCACGTGAGCGCGTGCGGCTAGGTAAAGTGCTGGCCCGCAAGGTAGTAGATGCTGGCTTGAAACCCGATATGGTGATTGACGTGCCCAGCAGCGGCTACTTCGCCGCCTCCGGGCTGGCCGAAGCCATCGGCGTGCCCTACCGCCGGGCGATGGTGAAAAACAACCACATGGGCCGCTCGTTCATCGTGCCGACCCAGGCCGGGCGCGAAGACGTGGTGAAGAAGAAGCTCAACCCCATCAAGGCGTTTGTGGAGGGTAAGAAAGTGGCCGTGGTGGACGACAGCATCGTGCGCGGCACCACCTCGCGGCGCATCGTGCGCCTGCTGCGCGAGGCGGGCGCGGCCGAGGTGTACTTCATTTCGAGCGCGCCGCCCATCGTGTCGCCCTGCATCTACGGCATCGACATGGCCATGAGCACGGAGCTGATTGCCGCCAACTACACGGAGGACGAAATCTGCCGCTACATCGAGGCCGATAAGGTTATCTACCAGGATTTAAGCGACTTGCAGGATTTGTTTTCCGAGGAGAAAGGCCACGGCGGCTCGTGCTTCGCCTGCTTCACCGGCAAGTACCCCACCGGCGACGTGACCAAGTATCTGCGCCACATCCAGGAAGAGCGCCAGAGCCACCGCATCGTGGATAAAGTACCCTCGGTGAGCGCTAAAGCCCCGCTGCCGACCGAGCATTGA
- a CDS encoding phosphoribosylglycinamide formyltransferase: protein MLALAEAVRAGALRGLAEVAVVFSNDPAAPGLAAAAGLGLPTASLPSKGRKREEFDLEVVDILRDYRPDYVVLAGYMRVLSPAFVRAFASRIVNIHPADTHQHQGLHAYEWAFDNRLTETKITVHFVDEGLDTGPILAQRVVNLVGATTLAEVQRRGLAVEHVLYAETLAGLLNKK from the coding sequence ATGCTGGCGCTGGCCGAAGCCGTGCGCGCAGGCGCGCTGCGGGGCCTGGCAGAGGTAGCCGTGGTATTCAGCAACGACCCGGCCGCGCCCGGCCTCGCTGCCGCCGCTGGTCTGGGCCTGCCCACCGCCAGCCTGCCTTCGAAAGGCCGTAAGCGCGAGGAATTTGACCTGGAAGTGGTTGATATTCTGCGGGATTATCGGCCCGATTACGTGGTGCTGGCGGGCTATATGCGGGTGCTGTCGCCGGCTTTCGTGCGGGCCTTCGCGAGCCGCATCGTCAACATTCACCCCGCCGATACGCACCAGCACCAGGGCTTGCACGCTTATGAATGGGCCTTTGATAATCGCCTGACAGAAACTAAGATAACGGTTCACTTCGTGGACGAAGGCCTGGACACCGGACCCATTCTGGCCCAGCGCGTTGTAAATTTGGTAGGAGCCACTACCCTGGCCGAGGTACAGCGCCGCGGCCTGGCCGTGGAGCACGTTTTATACGCCGAAACGTTAGCTGGTTTACTAAATAAGAAATGA